GGCTTGATCCACTCACCTTCGATGAACTCGGGGCGCCCGACTGCCGCAATCACGATATCTGCCCGGCCGATCACATGAGGCAGCTCTTCGGTGCGTGAATGGCAGATGGTCACCGTACAGTTACGTTCGAGCAGCATGACCGCGACGGGCTTGCCCACGATGTTCGAGCGCCCCACCACGACGGCCTCGGCACCTTCGAGCCTGGTGTTCGTGTGATCGATGAGCTCCATGCAGCCAGACGGCGTGCAGGGACGAAGGCCGGGCAGCCCCGAAAGAAGCCGGCCCATGTTCACCGGATGGAAACCGTCCACGTCCTTGTCGGGATGGATGGCCTCGATCACCTGGTCGGGATCAAATTGCTTGGGAAGCGGAAGCTGCACGAGAATACCATGCACGTTCTCGTCGGCGTTGAGCTCGGCAATCTTGTCGAAGACCACTTTGGGATCGACATCTTCGTCGTAATCGAACTGCCAGGAATTGAGGCCGCACTCACCGGCCGCCTTGCCCTT
This Chrysiogenia bacterium DNA region includes the following protein-coding sequences:
- the folD gene encoding bifunctional methylenetetrahydrofolate dehydrogenase/methenyltetrahydrofolate cyclohydrolase FolD — its product is MGHTDTIDGKKIAAEVRAKVAEGVKALQASKGVTPGLAVILVGTDPASQVYVRSKGKAAGECGLNSWQFDYDEDVDPKVVFDKIAELNADENVHGILVQLPLPKQFDPDQVIEAIHPDKDVDGFHPVNMGRLLSGLPGLRPCTPSGCMELIDHTNTRLEGAEAVVVGRSNIVGKPVAVMLLERNCTVTICHSRTEELPHVIGRADIVIAAVGRPEFIEGEWIKPGATVIDVGMNRKENGKLCGDVGFEAASGRAAHITPVPGGVGPMTIAFLLKNTLQAAEQLSGAR